The region CCGCTATGGGATCCTGGAGAACAAGCCGCGGGAACGGCATCTCAAAACATACAGCACAGGATCACGAAGCAGCAGGTCTCCTGGAGCCCACATTCCTTACCCCGGCGGGCGGCGGCCAACCCCCGTTAGGCCAGGAGCCGCCACACCTGGGTTACCAGGAAACACACCGTGACACCCATCGCGACCGGCATGAGTGTGGCCACCGTGGTCCACTTCGCGCTCCGGGTCTCTTTGTAGATCGTGTAGATCGTGGTGGAGCATGGGTTATGGAGCAGACTGAACAGCATGACGTTCACAGCCGTCAGCAAAGTCCACCCACCGGCCCTCAATAATTCGCCCGTCGCGCCGACGCTGTCCAATTCGAACATGACTCCTGCACCCTCCCCACCGGCGATGCCTCCCGTGAGCACGGTGAGCATCAGGATCGTCGGGATCACGATCTCGTTGGCCGGGATCGCAACCACATAGGCGACCAAGATCACGCCATTCAATCCGAGGAGAAGTCCGAGAGGATCGAGCCACTCCACAGAATGTTGAGCCAGGCTCGCGCCATCGACACTGATGTTCGAGATCAGCCAGATCACCGCTCCGGCGGGGATCGCGAAGATCACGGCCCGCCACAGAACGATCAGCGTGCGGTCGATCATCGACGTGTAGAGGGTTTGCATGATCCGGGGCGGACGATACGGAGGAAGCTCGAGGCTGAAGCTGGTCGCCTCGCCCCTCAGCACTGTCCGCGATAGCAACCAAGATGACAAGAACATCATGACGATGCCGAACAGTGCTATGCCCACCACAGCCATGGCACTGACCACGCCACCGAGTTGAGGCGCCAAAGCACCAATGAAGATCGTGGCGATCAGGATCTGAGTCGGCCACCGCCCGTTACAGAGACTGAAGTTATTCGTGATGATCGCGATCAGTCGTTCGCGTGGAGAATCGATAACTCGGGTGGCGACCACGCCTGCCGCGTTGCAGCCGAAACCCATACACATCGTAAGGGCCTGCTTCCCGTGCGCCCCAGCGGTCCGAAACATCGAATCGAGATTAAACGCAACGCGCGGGAGATACCCGAAGTCCTCGAGCAATGTGAACAGCGGAAAAAAGATCGCCATGGGCGGAAGCATCACGCTAATTACCCATGCGGTCGCGAGATATACGCCGTCTAGCAGGAACCCGTCTAACCACCAAGGCAGAGCCAGAGCGGCTGCAATGCCCTTGAGCCAGGTATGTCCGTTGTCGATGAGCAGCGTCGCGAGCATCTGAGACGGGACGTTCGCTCCCTCGATCGTCAGCCAGAAGACGGCCGCTAAGATCAGGAGCATGAGTGGGAATCCGAAGACCCTGCTCGTCAGCCAGGCGTCGAGCTTCCGATCGAAAACGAAACCGGCCTTCTTGAGACCTCCCAACTGCACTCGTCCAGCCATTTCTTGAGCAGCCTCAAACGAACGCTGCGTCACGAGGTCGTGAAAGTCCGGAGGAAGGTCCCAGCGCAACCGAGTAGCTAACTCAAGAACCGCCTGTCGGCCGGCGTCTTCCGGAATCGGTATCTCAGCGACTTCTTGACCTGTGAGGTGCCCCAGCTCTCCCGAACGGACGGCTTCTTCGACCGCCTCGTCCGCGTTCAGAAGCCGAAGTGCGACCCATCGAGCGTTCGGCACGTTGCGGAAGTGCTCTTCAACTACGGGTGCCAGTGTGCCGATCGCCACCTCGACTTCGGGGGCGTGTGCCTCGACTGTTCGCCTTCCAGCACCCGCGCTCCGACTCGCAACCTCATGAGCCGCCTCCATCACCTCGTCGATCCCAACGCCCTCCCGAGCGATCCCCTGGACCACCGGGACGCCGAGTTCTTTCTCCAATTTCTTGGAGTCGACCGCGATCCCATGGCGGCGAGCTTCGTCGATCAAGTTGAGATAAACGACGACTTTGTCGGTGATCTCCAGAATTTGTAGGACGAGGTTGAGGTTTCGCTCGAGCCGCGTCGCATCGACGACGATGAGCGTGACATCGGGTCTGCCGAAGAGAACGAAATCACGTGCGACTTCTTCATCCACACTCCCGGCTTGGAGTGAATACGTCCCCGGGAGGTCGACCACTTTTACACGGTGGCTCTCATGAGCAAATACGCCTTCTGCCCGGACGACAGTCTTCCCAGGCCAATTGCCGGTGTGTTGCCGAAGTCCCGTCAGCTGATTGAAGACCGTGCTCTTGCCGACGTTGGGGTTCCCCGCCAACGCAATGAGATAGTCCCACTTCTCGGGACTCAACCCGAGCCGAACGAGGCTCTGCTCACGGTGTTCCGCACACGACCCACAGGGGTCTGCCGAGAAGCCCTTCATCAGGACGCGACCCCGGAAGTGTCTACCACTCGCTCAATAGTGACCCAGCTCGCTTGTGCGCTTCGTAAGGCGATAAGCGCGCCTCGAATCAGATAAGCGACCGGGTCTCCCGCGGCCGACGACATCTCGGCACTCACGATGGTTCCCGGTACGACCCCCAGGTCCAGGAGTCT is a window of Longimicrobiales bacterium DNA encoding:
- the feoB gene encoding ferrous iron transport protein B produces the protein MKGFSADPCGSCAEHREQSLVRLGLSPEKWDYLIALAGNPNVGKSTVFNQLTGLRQHTGNWPGKTVVRAEGVFAHESHRVKVVDLPGTYSLQAGSVDEEVARDFVLFGRPDVTLIVVDATRLERNLNLVLQILEITDKVVVYLNLIDEARRHGIAVDSKKLEKELGVPVVQGIAREGVGIDEVMEAAHEVASRSAGAGRRTVEAHAPEVEVAIGTLAPVVEEHFRNVPNARWVALRLLNADEAVEEAVRSGELGHLTGQEVAEIPIPEDAGRQAVLELATRLRWDLPPDFHDLVTQRSFEAAQEMAGRVQLGGLKKAGFVFDRKLDAWLTSRVFGFPLMLLILAAVFWLTIEGANVPSQMLATLLIDNGHTWLKGIAAALALPWWLDGFLLDGVYLATAWVISVMLPPMAIFFPLFTLLEDFGYLPRVAFNLDSMFRTAGAHGKQALTMCMGFGCNAAGVVATRVIDSPRERLIAIITNNFSLCNGRWPTQILIATIFIGALAPQLGGVVSAMAVVGIALFGIVMMFLSSWLLSRTVLRGEATSFSLELPPYRPPRIMQTLYTSMIDRTLIVLWRAVIFAIPAGAVIWLISNISVDGASLAQHSVEWLDPLGLLLGLNGVILVAYVVAIPANEIVIPTILMLTVLTGGIAGGEGAGVMFELDSVGATGELLRAGGWTLLTAVNVMLFSLLHNPCSTTIYTIYKETRSAKWTTVATLMPVAMGVTVCFLVTQVWRLLA